A window of Dorea formicigenerans contains these coding sequences:
- the rfbD gene encoding dTDP-4-dehydrorhamnose reductase, producing MKVLVTGVAGQLGHDVMNELAKRGYEGIGSDIAESYNGIQDGTPVVSMPYVQMDITDKASVEKVLTEVNADAVIHCAAWTAVDLAEDEDKKDKVHAVNAEGTKNIAEVCKKLDSKMVYTSTDYVFNGQGEEPWQPDCKDYQPLNVYGQSKLDGELAVSETLDKYFIVRIAWVFGKNGNNFIKTMLKVGKNHDKLRVVNDQIGTPTYTFDLARLLVDMIETDKYGYYHATNEGGYISWYDFTKEIFRQAVEQGHTEYGEDRITVNPVTTAEYGVSKAARPFNSRLDKKKLVENGFTPLPTWQDALGRYLKELNIDEL from the coding sequence ATGAAAGTACTGGTAACTGGAGTAGCTGGTCAGCTCGGACATGATGTGATGAATGAACTGGCAAAGCGTGGCTACGAAGGAATCGGTTCCGATATCGCGGAAAGCTATAATGGAATCCAGGACGGTACACCGGTTGTATCTATGCCATATGTGCAGATGGACATTACAGATAAAGCATCTGTAGAGAAAGTTCTTACAGAAGTAAATGCGGACGCAGTGATACATTGTGCAGCATGGACGGCAGTTGACCTTGCAGAAGATGAGGATAAAAAGGATAAGGTTCATGCAGTAAACGCAGAAGGAACGAAAAATATTGCGGAAGTATGTAAGAAGCTTGACAGTAAGATGGTCTATACCAGTACGGACTATGTATTCAATGGTCAGGGAGAAGAACCATGGCAGCCGGACTGCAAGGATTATCAGCCGTTAAATGTTTACGGACAGTCAAAACTGGACGGAGAGCTGGCAGTTTCTGAGACACTGGACAAATACTTCATCGTGAGAATTGCGTGGGTATTTGGAAAGAATGGTAACAACTTTATAAAGACCATGTTGAAAGTTGGAAAAAATCATGATAAACTTCGTGTAGTGAATGATCAGATTGGTACACCGACTTACACATTTGATCTGGCAAGACTGCTTGTAGACATGATCGAGACAGATAAGTATGGTTATTATCATGCGACAAACGAAGGCGGATACATCAGCTGGTATGATTTTACAAAAGAAATCTTCCGTCAGGCTGTAGAACAGGGACATACAGAGTACGGAGAAGACAGAATTACAGTTAATCCGGTTACAACTGCAGAGTATGGAGTGTCCAAAGCTGCAAGACCATTTAACAGCAGACTGGATAAGAAAAAACTGGTGGAGAATGGCTTTACACCACTTCCGACCTGGCAGGATGCACTTGGACGTTATCTGAAAGAGTTGAACATAGACGAACTCTAA
- the rfbC gene encoding dTDP-4-dehydrorhamnose 3,5-epimerase, whose product MGQIKVEKNAGGIKGLCVIEPTVHGDARGYFMETYNQKDMEEAGLTMQFVQDNQSCSTKGVLRGLHFQKEFPQGKLVRVVKGSVFDVAVDLRSDSETYGKWFGVELTEENKKQFYIPEGFAHGFLVLSEIAEFCYKCTDFYHPGDEGGLAWNDPEIGVEWPQLVGEYKGNASAEGYHLEDGTALNLSDKDQLWVGLKDTFHF is encoded by the coding sequence ATGGGACAGATTAAAGTAGAAAAAAATGCAGGTGGAATAAAGGGACTTTGTGTCATTGAGCCAACGGTTCATGGTGATGCAAGAGGATACTTTATGGAGACATACAATCAGAAGGATATGGAAGAGGCAGGACTTACGATGCAGTTCGTACAGGACAATCAGTCTTGTTCTACAAAAGGTGTTCTTCGCGGATTACATTTCCAGAAAGAATTCCCGCAGGGAAAACTTGTACGTGTCGTAAAAGGTTCAGTATTTGACGTAGCTGTTGATCTTAGAAGTGACAGTGAGACATACGGAAAATGGTTCGGTGTAGAGCTGACAGAAGAGAACAAGAAACAGTTCTATATTCCGGAAGGATTTGCTCATGGATTCCTTGTTTTAAGTGAGATTGCAGAGTTCTGCTACAAGTGTACAGACTTCTATCATCCAGGAGATGAAGGTGGTCTCGCATGGAACGACCCTGAGATTGGTGTAGAATGGCCACAGCTTGTAGGGGAGTATAAGGGCAATGCTTCCGCAGAAGGATATCATCTAGAAGATGGAACAGCACTGAACTTAAGTGATAAAGATCAGCTCTGGGTAGGACTGAAAGATACATTTCATTTTTAA
- a CDS encoding glycosyltransferase family 2 protein, with translation MNVKQISERLNKENVKKGFEYIRRNGVSRFWTLAKAKAFPAGKSYKEWYEEHCPTKEELMRQREVEFSVQPLISIVVPTYQTPIPFLKDMIDSVRKQSYEKWELCIADGSLNGDENDTKVIRVREELNRYSMEDKRIKVVYLEENQGIAENTNQALALATGEYIGLFDHDDMLTPDALYEIVKAINDYDYDVLYTDEDKISENSHDYKKPVFKPDYSPELLCANNYITHFFVAKKSIVDRLEGFRKEYDGSQDYDFIFRCVELAKNVGHVSKVLYHWRMHGGSVAGDPTSKMYAYDAGKKAIQSHYERVGIQANVEHMERLGLYHTEYKMIKQPLISVIIYGEDDEKKKRCSEWFKRKDYSNLEILASAGISVEEINALAEKARGSYLFFVSENLESVERDALQQMAGVLQIQNVGAVSGKVIGRKHTVEDVGVVFRTNGDLCKANYGIGDCDYGDMFRAKVMSNYSILSLNCFMTHKNTFEELGEFNKHFSLSFAAADYCLKLRMHGKRCVMQASVVWESKDVMKTGMINDEERERFYKEWQEVLRMGDPYYNSNYAKQGALYILE, from the coding sequence ATGAATGTAAAGCAAATCAGCGAAAGATTGAATAAAGAGAATGTAAAAAAAGGTTTTGAATATATTCGTAGAAATGGTGTCAGCAGATTTTGGACGCTTGCGAAAGCAAAAGCTTTTCCGGCAGGAAAGAGTTATAAAGAGTGGTATGAAGAGCATTGCCCGACAAAAGAAGAGCTGATGCGTCAAAGAGAGGTTGAATTTTCTGTTCAGCCTCTTATTAGTATTGTTGTGCCGACATACCAGACTCCGATTCCTTTTTTGAAAGATATGATTGATTCGGTAAGAAAACAATCTTATGAAAAGTGGGAACTATGTATTGCAGATGGAAGTTTGAATGGAGATGAAAATGACACAAAAGTCATTCGTGTCAGAGAAGAATTGAATCGTTATTCCATGGAAGATAAAAGAATTAAAGTAGTTTATCTGGAAGAAAATCAGGGAATTGCAGAGAACACAAATCAGGCACTAGCGCTCGCTACAGGAGAGTATATCGGGTTATTTGACCATGATGACATGCTGACGCCAGACGCTTTATATGAGATTGTAAAGGCAATTAATGACTATGATTATGATGTGTTGTACACAGATGAGGATAAAATCTCAGAAAATAGTCACGATTATAAAAAGCCAGTGTTTAAACCGGATTACAGCCCGGAATTGTTATGTGCTAATAATTATATCACTCACTTTTTTGTGGCTAAAAAATCAATTGTAGATCGGTTGGAAGGATTCAGAAAGGAATATGATGGATCTCAGGATTATGATTTTATCTTTCGGTGTGTAGAACTTGCAAAAAACGTAGGACACGTTTCTAAAGTTTTGTATCACTGGAGGATGCATGGAGGCTCAGTAGCAGGAGATCCAACAAGTAAAATGTATGCGTACGATGCGGGCAAGAAAGCAATTCAATCACATTATGAGAGAGTTGGTATTCAGGCTAATGTAGAGCATATGGAGCGACTGGGACTATATCACACAGAATACAAGATGATAAAGCAGCCTTTGATATCTGTGATTATATATGGGGAAGATGATGAAAAAAAGAAAAGATGTTCAGAGTGGTTCAAAAGAAAAGATTATTCGAATTTGGAAATTTTAGCTTCTGCAGGAATAAGCGTTGAAGAAATTAATGCTCTTGCAGAAAAAGCGAGAGGATCTTATCTGTTTTTTGTTTCAGAAAATCTTGAGAGTGTAGAAAGAGACGCATTGCAACAAATGGCTGGAGTTTTACAGATACAAAATGTTGGTGCCGTGAGCGGAAAGGTGATTGGGCGAAAACATACTGTAGAAGATGTAGGAGTTGTGTTTAGAACAAATGGGGATTTATGCAAAGCGAATTATGGTATTGGAGATTGCGATTATGGAGATATGTTTCGGGCAAAAGTAATGAGCAATTATAGCATTTTATCTTTGAATTGTTTCATGACACACAAAAATACATTTGAAGAATTAGGCGAATTTAATAAACATTTTTCATTAAGTTTTGCAGCAGCAGATTATTGCTTAAAACTGAGAATGCATGGGAAAAGATGTGTCATGCAGGCATCAGTAGTCTGGGAATCAAAAGATGTGATGAAAACTGGTATGATCAATGATGAAGAACGTGAAAGATTTTATAAAGAATGGCAGGAAGTTTTAAGAATGGGAGATCCTTATTACAATTCTAATTATGCAAAACAGGGGGCACTTTATATTCTGGAGTAG
- a CDS encoding MBOAT family O-acyltransferase has translation MSLTSIEFLVFVIVAVVGYYIIPKRCQWMWLLLFSYIYYASAGIQYLGFILYTTLVTYGTALVIHRIDQTDEAHKKDAKQKKKGVLILALLFVFGLLGVLKYTNFIVQNIDQLFHTDFGPFHLLLPIGLSFYTFQSAGYILDVYWNRCEPEKNVFRFALFVSFFPQILQGPIGRFDRLTKTLYAEHEFDWQRIERGVQRIIWGFFKKMLIADTAAVFVDAIFNQYQTYNGIAILGVLAYSAQLYADFSGGVDVVIGVAELFGVEMDENFKRPYFAVSITDFWHRWHITLGTWMKDYVFYPVSLSGWMGKFGKFAKKKFGKTYGRALPICVANLIVFLVVGIWHGAAWKFIVYGIYNGVIIAFSGLMTKNYREWKKKLHIDDKSTGWHIFQIIRTFLLVNISWYFDRADTIPQALTMMKNSVTYFEPAQILNIQFGQMNLKYTPVFIAVLLVCCAICFVVSFLQERGTKIRQSLSTKIWVIRWAIYLAMIFAMPLLGRMPDTAGGFIYAQF, from the coding sequence ATGTCATTAACATCAATAGAATTTCTGGTATTTGTGATTGTGGCAGTAGTTGGATATTATATCATTCCGAAACGCTGTCAATGGATGTGGCTGTTGCTTTTCAGCTACATTTATTATGCATCTGCCGGAATACAGTATTTAGGGTTTATTCTATATACAACACTTGTGACATATGGAACAGCGCTTGTAATTCATCGAATAGATCAGACAGATGAAGCACATAAAAAAGATGCGAAGCAAAAAAAGAAGGGCGTGTTAATACTTGCCCTTCTATTTGTGTTTGGTCTGTTAGGAGTATTGAAGTATACGAATTTTATTGTACAGAATATTGATCAGTTATTTCATACAGATTTTGGCCCATTTCATTTATTACTTCCAATTGGATTGTCTTTTTACACATTTCAGTCAGCAGGGTATATTTTAGATGTTTATTGGAACCGTTGCGAACCGGAAAAAAATGTATTTCGTTTTGCTTTGTTTGTTTCTTTCTTCCCTCAGATTTTGCAGGGACCGATTGGCAGATTTGACCGATTGACAAAGACCTTGTACGCAGAACATGAATTTGACTGGCAGAGAATTGAACGTGGTGTTCAGCGGATAATTTGGGGATTTTTTAAGAAAATGTTGATTGCAGATACAGCAGCAGTATTTGTTGATGCAATTTTTAATCAGTATCAGACTTATAATGGAATTGCAATATTAGGTGTACTGGCATATTCTGCACAGCTCTATGCGGACTTTTCAGGAGGTGTAGATGTAGTTATTGGTGTGGCAGAATTATTTGGCGTAGAGATGGATGAAAACTTTAAACGTCCGTATTTTGCGGTTTCTATTACAGATTTTTGGCATCGCTGGCATATTACATTGGGAACATGGATGAAAGATTATGTATTCTACCCGGTATCATTATCTGGCTGGATGGGAAAATTCGGTAAATTCGCAAAGAAGAAGTTTGGAAAAACTTATGGAAGAGCATTACCAATCTGTGTAGCGAATCTGATCGTGTTCCTTGTGGTAGGAATCTGGCATGGAGCAGCCTGGAAGTTTATAGTATATGGTATTTATAATGGAGTGATTATTGCATTTAGTGGTCTGATGACAAAAAATTACAGAGAGTGGAAGAAAAAGCTTCATATTGACGATAAATCTACAGGCTGGCATATATTTCAGATTATCCGGACATTTCTACTTGTGAATATAAGCTGGTACTTTGATCGGGCGGACACAATTCCACAGGCTCTTACAATGATGAAAAATTCTGTAACATATTTTGAACCTGCACAGATATTAAATATACAGTTTGGGCAGATGAATTTAAAGTATACACCTGTATTTATTGCTGTGCTGTTAGTATGTTGTGCAATTTGCTTTGTAGTCAGTTTTTTACAGGAACGAGGAACGAAGATTCGACAGTCTCTTTCTACAAAGATATGGGTAATTCGTTGGGCAATTTATCTTGCAATGATTTTTGCAATGCCATTGCTTGGCAGAATGCCAGATACAGCAGGAGGTTTTATTTATGCACAATTTTAA
- a CDS encoding glycosyltransferase family 4 protein, with translation MTIRNVIVVCDYAYIEGGAARVAVQTAVELSKRSNLKVYFFAGCGEPCQELVQSSVQVISLGMYDLLGNPSKLDAMKKGIYNRKAGKLLEDLLNTLKENETIIHVHTWTKVLSSAIFAIADKKNIPVFLTVHDYFLTCPNGGCYDYVKNEICERKPMSLNCVVCNCDSRHYYYKVWRCMRQFRQNRVMRNCKNIRYIFISEFEKKQLVRRFGEPKWQFMLKNPSTFSERKRVLAEKNEIYLYIGRVSEEKGVPLFCEAVENAGVKAVVVGDGGLKKDLEKKYPDITFTGWLEKAQIDQWIEKSRCLIFPSRWYEGSPLTVPEVQAYGIPCIVTDCSAAVDNIVTEKNGLIVKADRKEMCSAIAKMANDEIVAKMSCNTFELFDEKSYSNDVYIKNLLQIYEKGV, from the coding sequence ATGACAATACGAAATGTGATAGTGGTTTGCGATTATGCTTATATAGAAGGAGGCGCAGCCAGAGTGGCTGTTCAGACTGCAGTTGAGCTGTCGAAGCGAAGTAACCTGAAGGTTTATTTTTTTGCAGGTTGTGGTGAACCATGCCAGGAGTTAGTTCAAAGTTCTGTACAGGTGATTTCGCTGGGAATGTATGATCTGCTCGGAAATCCAAGCAAATTAGATGCTATGAAAAAAGGAATTTATAATCGAAAAGCTGGAAAATTGCTGGAAGATTTATTAAATACTTTGAAAGAAAATGAAACAATTATCCATGTGCATACATGGACAAAAGTGTTATCCAGTGCAATCTTTGCTATTGCGGATAAAAAAAATATACCAGTATTTTTGACTGTGCATGATTATTTTCTTACATGTCCAAATGGAGGCTGCTACGATTATGTAAAAAATGAAATCTGTGAGAGGAAGCCAATGTCTTTAAATTGTGTTGTTTGCAATTGTGATTCCAGACATTATTATTATAAAGTCTGGAGATGCATGAGGCAGTTCAGGCAGAATCGGGTTATGCGAAATTGCAAAAATATTCGGTATATATTTATATCTGAATTTGAAAAAAAGCAATTGGTGAGACGTTTTGGCGAACCTAAGTGGCAGTTTATGCTAAAAAACCCAAGTACATTTTCAGAAAGAAAACGAGTATTGGCAGAAAAGAATGAGATATATCTGTACATTGGGCGAGTATCTGAAGAAAAAGGAGTACCACTTTTCTGTGAGGCAGTAGAAAATGCGGGAGTAAAAGCAGTTGTAGTCGGAGATGGCGGATTAAAAAAAGATTTGGAAAAAAAGTATCCAGACATTACGTTTACAGGCTGGCTGGAAAAAGCACAGATAGATCAATGGATTGAAAAAAGCAGATGTCTGATATTTCCGTCAAGATGGTATGAGGGATCACCACTTACGGTACCGGAAGTTCAAGCTTATGGTATTCCATGTATCGTGACAGACTGCAGTGCGGCAGTTGATAATATTGTGACAGAAAAAAATGGTTTGATTGTAAAAGCAGATAGAAAAGAAATGTGCAGCGCAATTGCCAAGATGGCGAATGATGAAATCGTAGCGAAGATGTCATGTAATACATTTGAATTGTTCGATGAAAAAAGTTATTCAAATGATGTATACATTAAAAATCTGCTGCAGATTTATGAAAAGGGAGTCTAG
- the rfbB gene encoding dTDP-glucose 4,6-dehydratase produces the protein MTIIVTGGAGFIGSNFIFHMLDKYPDYRIVCLDCLTYAGNLSTLAPVMDNPNFRFVKESITDREAVYKLFEEEHPDMVVNFAAESHVDRSIENPEVFLDTNIKGTAVLMDACRKYGIKRYHQVSTDEVYGDLPLDRPDLFFTEETPIHTSSPYSSSKAGADLLVLAYHRTYGLPVTISRCSNNYGPYHFPEKLIPLMIANALNDKPLPVYGKGENVRDWLYVEDHCRAIDLIIHNGRVGEVYNVGGHNEMKNIDIVKMICKELGKPESLITYVADRKGHDMRYAIDPTKIHNELGWLPETKFADGIKKTIQWYLDNKEWWETIISGEYQNYYEKMYANREGMK, from the coding sequence ATGACAATTATCGTAACCGGCGGAGCTGGATTTATCGGAAGTAACTTTATTTTTCACATGTTAGACAAATACCCGGATTATCGTATCGTTTGTCTAGACTGCCTGACATATGCAGGTAACTTATCTACACTTGCACCAGTGATGGACAACCCGAATTTTCGTTTTGTAAAAGAGAGCATCACAGACCGTGAGGCTGTTTACAAATTATTCGAGGAAGAGCATCCGGACATGGTTGTAAACTTTGCAGCAGAGAGTCATGTAGACCGTTCTATCGAGAACCCGGAAGTTTTCCTGGATACCAATATCAAAGGTACAGCAGTTCTTATGGACGCTTGCAGAAAATATGGTATCAAACGTTATCATCAGGTATCTACAGATGAGGTTTACGGAGATCTTCCACTGGACAGACCAGACCTGTTCTTTACAGAGGAGACACCAATCCACACAAGCAGCCCATACAGCTCATCAAAAGCTGGCGCAGACCTTCTTGTTCTTGCATACCACAGAACATACGGACTGCCTGTAACAATCAGCAGATGCTCTAACAACTACGGACCATACCACTTCCCGGAGAAGCTGATTCCGCTTATGATTGCAAATGCACTGAATGATAAGCCGCTTCCGGTGTATGGAAAAGGTGAAAATGTGCGTGACTGGTTATATGTAGAGGATCACTGCAGAGCCATCGACCTGATCATCCATAACGGACGTGTCGGAGAAGTTTACAATGTTGGTGGACACAACGAGATGAAGAACATTGACATCGTCAAGATGATCTGTAAAGAGCTTGGAAAACCGGAAAGCTTGATCACATATGTAGCTGACCGTAAAGGACACGATATGCGTTATGCAATCGACCCGACAAAGATTCACAATGAGCTTGGATGGCTGCCGGAGACAAAATTTGCAGATGGTATCAAAAAGACAATCCAATGGTATCTGGATAACAAGGAGTGGTGGGAGACGATCATTTCCGGAGAGTATCAGAATTACTATGAGAAAATGTATGCAAACCGGGAGGGAATGAAATAA
- a CDS encoding glycosyltransferase family 2 protein has translation MSEFWKNINTYYKRYGLHATIVRIMDKLTGQSRVDYMTWYQKTKPTKQVLKIQRETTFPYMPEILVIVLENKSGFHRLADSLKNQTYSRWKLCKIRELNDVVEILKEAKEEYVLITQPEDELSVDAFFQCVKSLNADRTIEAIYSDDDIIKNETEYEEPAIKPDLNLDMLRSCNYIHNFLLVKKKLCQELFEECLESWNGQIDWKYDFIFRCIEEKHSIHHIAKVLYHRNVEHVQVCDEQERKAIDMHLKRMNIKGNVEKTEYRGIYRVRYSMEETPLISIVIPNKDHVEDLKKCIDSLEKKSSYDNREYIIVENNSTEEQTFAYYKELEAKCSRAKVVYWKEKGFNYPKINNYGVQYAKGEYILFLNNDTEIQNPDCLEEMLIHCSRPEVGAVGARLFYEDGTIQHVGVIVGLGGIAGHPYAAEAEETLGHMGRVHMIQDLSAVTAACMMVKKKVFFEVGKFEPEYAVAFNDVDLCMKIRKAGYLIVYTPYARLTHYESKSRGLEDSREKVKRFDSEVALFEERWGKELEKGDPNYNPNFRLDEKDFRLNVHVRR, from the coding sequence ATGTCAGAATTTTGGAAGAATATAAATACTTATTATAAACGATATGGATTACATGCAACGATAGTCCGTATTATGGATAAATTGACAGGACAGTCTCGTGTAGATTATATGACATGGTATCAGAAAACAAAGCCGACAAAGCAGGTGCTCAAAATACAGCGAGAAACAACATTTCCATATATGCCGGAGATTTTGGTAATTGTGCTGGAGAATAAGAGTGGATTTCATCGACTGGCTGACTCTTTGAAAAATCAGACTTATTCAAGGTGGAAGCTTTGCAAAATAAGAGAATTAAATGATGTAGTGGAAATTCTGAAAGAAGCGAAAGAAGAGTATGTGTTGATTACGCAGCCGGAAGATGAACTTTCAGTGGATGCATTCTTTCAGTGTGTGAAGTCATTGAATGCAGACAGAACAATTGAAGCAATTTATTCTGATGATGATATAATAAAAAATGAGACAGAATATGAAGAACCAGCTATAAAGCCGGATTTAAATCTAGATATGCTTAGAAGTTGTAATTATATTCATAATTTTTTATTGGTAAAAAAGAAACTTTGCCAGGAATTGTTTGAGGAGTGTTTGGAAAGTTGGAATGGACAAATTGACTGGAAGTATGACTTTATATTTCGATGCATAGAAGAAAAACACTCAATCCATCATATTGCAAAAGTGTTGTATCACAGGAATGTAGAGCATGTTCAAGTGTGTGACGAACAAGAACGCAAAGCAATTGATATGCATCTGAAGAGAATGAATATAAAAGGGAATGTAGAAAAGACAGAGTATAGAGGGATTTATCGTGTCAGATATTCGATGGAAGAAACACCGCTTATTTCCATTGTAATTCCTAATAAAGATCATGTGGAAGATTTAAAAAAATGTATTGATTCTTTGGAAAAAAAGAGTTCCTATGACAATCGAGAATATATCATTGTCGAAAATAACAGTACAGAAGAACAGACATTTGCCTACTATAAAGAATTGGAAGCAAAATGTTCAAGAGCCAAAGTAGTTTATTGGAAAGAAAAAGGTTTTAATTATCCGAAAATCAATAACTATGGAGTGCAGTATGCAAAAGGAGAGTATATTTTATTCCTGAATAATGATACGGAGATCCAGAATCCGGATTGCCTTGAGGAAATGCTCATACATTGCAGCAGACCAGAGGTAGGAGCTGTCGGAGCCCGCTTATTTTATGAAGATGGAACAATTCAACATGTAGGTGTGATTGTTGGGCTCGGAGGAATTGCGGGACATCCTTATGCAGCCGAAGCAGAAGAAACGTTAGGGCATATGGGAAGAGTTCATATGATTCAGGATTTAAGTGCAGTAACGGCGGCATGTATGATGGTGAAAAAAAAGGTTTTCTTTGAAGTTGGTAAATTTGAGCCGGAGTATGCGGTTGCGTTTAATGATGTGGATTTATGTATGAAAATCCGGAAGGCGGGATATCTGATTGTTTATACCCCATATGCAAGACTGACACATTATGAATCTAAATCAAGAGGTTTAGAAGATTCTCGTGAAAAGGTGAAACGTTTTGATTCGGAGGTAGCACTTTTTGAAGAACGTTGGGGAAAGGAATTAGAAAAAGGCGATCCTAATTATAATCCTAATTTCAGGCTGGATGAAAAAGATTTCCGATTGAATGTACATGTCAGAAGGTAA